A region of Ferviditalea candida DNA encodes the following proteins:
- a CDS encoding DUF4007 family protein has product MGYGQHQSFYLRINWLRKAINELRIDNKFLYQDSAAEQIGLGKNMVQSLRYWVVATGIVNMNNRAEHNISPFGRIMSEYDPYIEIIDTASIVHYHLVDDREPSTAWYWYFNIYEKKSSLKDEIVNDFLFWLKKNEPKKPSANSIKRDIDCLIRLYCDKGKTDDPEEVIQSPLSVIGLLHEEKSIITKKNMKYSDIGLAALMYTLLVYQKRKEPQEGNEESLLSVEEIQKKDFLWGKVFHLPRNEIIKALDALTHHPYSPITFDRTNRLDTIRLPKIEPLVFLEEEYKRIRREQT; this is encoded by the coding sequence ATGGGATACGGACAACACCAAAGTTTTTATTTGCGGATCAATTGGTTAAGAAAAGCGATCAATGAACTTAGAATAGATAATAAGTTTCTTTATCAAGATAGTGCAGCAGAACAAATAGGGCTAGGCAAAAATATGGTTCAATCGCTGCGATATTGGGTTGTAGCGACCGGAATCGTTAACATGAATAACAGAGCAGAGCATAATATTTCGCCATTCGGAAGAATAATGAGTGAGTATGACCCTTACATTGAAATCATTGATACAGCTAGTATAGTTCATTATCATTTGGTAGATGATAGAGAGCCTAGCACAGCTTGGTATTGGTATTTTAATATTTATGAGAAAAAGTCATCGTTGAAAGATGAGATTGTCAATGACTTCTTGTTTTGGTTGAAAAAAAACGAGCCTAAGAAGCCCTCGGCTAACTCTATAAAAAGAGATATCGACTGTTTGATTCGCTTGTATTGCGATAAAGGGAAAACAGACGATCCGGAAGAGGTTATTCAGAGTCCGCTTAGCGTGATCGGATTGTTACATGAAGAAAAATCGATTATTACGAAAAAAAACATGAAGTATTCCGATATTGGGCTTGCTGCGCTAATGTACACTTTGCTAGTTTATCAAAAACGTAAAGAACCTCAAGAAGGCAATGAAGAGAGTTTGCTCTCTGTTGAAGAGATTCAAAAGAAAGATTTTCTATGGGGCAAGGTATTCCATCTTCCAAGAAACGAGATTATCAAGGCTCTTGATGCATTGACTCATCATCCGTATAGCCCAATCACTTTTGATCGTACAAATCGATTGGATACTATTAGATTGCCAAAGATTGAGCCGCTTGTGTTCTTGGAAGAAGAATACAAGCGCATTAGAAGGGAACAGACATGA
- a CDS encoding IS1595 family transposase, with translation MAKAESMSLLDFQKYFGTEEACADYIMSKRWKNGFSCLKCNHNEHYYLRTRQLFECRKCHYQASITAGTLFHKTKQSLTVWFWAIYLVAHDKRGKSALSLSDVLGLNYRTAFNMLRKIRAAMKDRDSSYMLSGVVEMDDAYFGAPRKGKAGRGSDKSKAVIALSKDGLNHPEYLRIEAIDSVTIEEIKRVAKKCVKPGSTIVSDGHSSYKPLAEEGFFHDAKAYYKEDKDDFLKMLHIIIGNVKAYIQGTYHGLGSRYLQSYFDEFCFRFNRRFNPKEIFDRLLNVCVLSSPHPIS, from the coding sequence ATGGCTAAAGCAGAGTCGATGTCGTTGTTGGATTTTCAAAAATATTTTGGTACAGAAGAAGCTTGTGCCGATTACATCATGAGCAAGCGTTGGAAAAATGGATTTTCCTGTTTGAAATGTAATCATAACGAACATTACTATCTTCGGACTCGCCAGCTTTTCGAATGCCGTAAATGCCACTACCAAGCGTCCATCACAGCCGGAACGCTTTTTCACAAGACTAAGCAGTCGTTGACTGTATGGTTCTGGGCCATTTATCTCGTTGCCCATGACAAACGTGGTAAGTCGGCCTTATCTCTTTCCGATGTACTCGGACTGAACTACCGCACTGCTTTCAACATGCTGCGAAAAATTCGAGCAGCGATGAAAGACAGAGACTCGAGTTACATGCTCTCTGGCGTAGTGGAGATGGATGACGCTTACTTTGGAGCTCCTCGCAAGGGCAAAGCTGGCCGCGGAAGCGATAAATCCAAAGCTGTTATCGCTTTATCTAAAGATGGCTTAAATCATCCCGAATATTTGAGAATCGAAGCCATTGACAGTGTTACCATCGAAGAGATCAAGCGCGTAGCAAAGAAATGTGTCAAGCCAGGCAGCACGATTGTATCGGACGGCCATAGCTCTTATAAACCATTGGCAGAAGAGGGTTTCTTTCATGATGCGAAAGCGTACTACAAGGAAGATAAAGATGACTTTTTGAAGATGCTGCATATCATCATCGGAAACGTTAAGGCATATATACAAGGCACTTACCACGGCTTGGGATCCCGATATCTGCAATCTTATTTTGACGAATTTTGTTTTCGGTTTAATCGCCGCTTTAATCCGAAAGAAATCTTCGATAGATTGCTGAATGTTTGTGTTTTATCGTCACCCCATCCAATCTCCTGA
- a CDS encoding phosphoadenosine phosphosulfate reductase domain-containing protein: MGRKIKHVAMFSGGAASAYVAYLMVQTYGKENCLLFFTDTLWEHPDNYRFMYDVAEYIGIEFLRVMDGRTPEEVFMETRFLGNSRLAKCSSELKVRQTTIFIEQLRIEGYEPILYFGIGPHEKQRQKNLIDFYAHQALEPVETRFPLINSILNDKDLKSIIENEWKIKLPLMYDEGFSHANCGGRCVRGGLNHYEHLYKTWPDVYKQQEEMENRLRDMLGNVTILKRDSQPLTLKQFREEIEAGMRVEASNPAENDTVPCVCVFN, encoded by the coding sequence ATGGGGAGAAAAATCAAGCATGTCGCTATGTTTAGTGGTGGAGCAGCCAGTGCTTACGTGGCATATCTTATGGTTCAAACATATGGAAAAGAAAATTGTCTGCTCTTTTTCACTGATACTTTATGGGAGCATCCGGATAACTATAGATTCATGTATGATGTAGCTGAGTACATTGGAATTGAATTTTTGCGTGTTATGGATGGACGTACACCCGAAGAGGTTTTTATGGAGACTCGCTTTCTTGGCAATTCTCGGCTAGCTAAATGTTCTTCTGAACTTAAAGTAAGGCAAACCACCATCTTCATTGAACAATTACGAATTGAGGGATACGAGCCCATTCTCTATTTTGGCATTGGACCACATGAAAAGCAGCGGCAGAAAAATCTAATAGACTTTTATGCTCATCAAGCACTCGAACCGGTTGAAACAAGATTTCCTCTAATTAATTCGATTTTGAATGATAAGGATCTAAAAAGTATTATCGAAAATGAGTGGAAAATTAAATTGCCGTTAATGTATGATGAAGGATTTTCTCATGCAAATTGTGGCGGTCGGTGTGTCCGCGGCGGATTAAATCATTATGAACATCTTTATAAAACTTGGCCAGATGTGTATAAGCAACAGGAAGAAATGGAGAATAGGCTCAGAGACATGCTCGGTAACGTTACGATATTAAAGAGAGATAGCCAACCTTTAACATTAAAACAATTTAGGGAAGAAATTGAGGCGGGCATGCGTGTTGAAGCTTCCAATCCAGCAGAGAACGATACAGTGCCCTGCGTATGTGTATTTAACTAG